A genomic region of Halobaculum lipolyticum contains the following coding sequences:
- a CDS encoding DUF7385 family protein, whose product MDIDTDELLTSLTKREDNAAIKSYQNTVAVACPACEEPFDDLVICKQNPTSLDLSKQLDLCVGVDDGQAYIFTHG is encoded by the coding sequence ATGGACATCGACACCGACGAACTCCTCACCTCGCTGACGAAGCGCGAGGACAACGCCGCGATCAAGTCGTACCAGAACACCGTCGCGGTCGCGTGTCCGGCCTGCGAGGAGCCGTTCGACGACCTGGTGATCTGCAAGCAGAACCCGACGAGCCTCGACCTCTCGAAGCAGTTGGACCTGTGTGTCGGCGTCGACGACGGGCAGGCGTACATCTTCACGCACGGGTGA
- a CDS encoding endonuclease/exonuclease/phosphatase family protein: MDPTSRSDAGYSRRGVLRIAAGATAGVGAAVATTARARPATAEPTVLTQNCYLGFDVSRLLSADSLGGFRRIVGRFVDRVDPAVYAARADAVAAAVADADADVVALQEATRFRTQTPGDFGTRGAEAADDVLVDLLEEVEAALDARGLDFRRAAVTRTSDAELPAETADGRLDFRVTDRNAVLVRDGVDVRGRVRRTFDTDLAVAIPNTDEEVSLRRGYARADLAMEGVTFAAVSTHLEAVSSFMRVLQARELLRELPGDRPVVLAGDLNSGPRGESAAYDLLTEEFVDPFGRLSTDGSGATCCQSPTLRNDRSALSRRIDAVLRRGDIRATAIERVNHRAADRIRIAREGTDDGTGDGTDAGDGDGADGEQLWPSDHAGVVATFETPG, from the coding sequence ATGGACCCGACGAGTCGGTCGGACGCGGGGTACAGTAGACGGGGCGTATTACGGATCGCGGCCGGCGCGACCGCGGGGGTCGGGGCCGCGGTGGCGACGACGGCGCGGGCGCGGCCCGCGACGGCCGAGCCGACCGTGTTGACGCAGAACTGCTACCTCGGCTTCGACGTCTCGCGGCTGCTGTCGGCCGACTCCCTCGGCGGCTTCCGGCGGATCGTCGGTCGGTTCGTGGACCGTGTCGACCCGGCGGTGTACGCGGCCCGCGCCGACGCGGTCGCGGCCGCGGTCGCGGACGCCGACGCCGACGTGGTCGCCCTCCAGGAGGCGACGCGGTTCCGGACGCAGACCCCGGGCGACTTCGGGACGCGCGGCGCCGAGGCCGCCGACGACGTGCTGGTGGACCTGCTCGAGGAGGTCGAGGCGGCCCTCGACGCCCGCGGACTCGACTTCCGCCGGGCGGCCGTCACGCGGACCAGCGACGCCGAGTTGCCCGCCGAGACCGCCGACGGCCGCCTCGACTTCCGCGTCACCGACCGCAACGCCGTGCTCGTACGCGACGGGGTCGACGTGCGCGGGCGGGTGCGGCGGACCTTCGACACCGACCTCGCGGTCGCGATCCCGAACACCGACGAGGAGGTGTCGCTGCGCCGCGGCTACGCCCGCGCCGACCTCGCGATGGAGGGGGTGACGTTCGCCGCCGTGTCGACGCATCTGGAGGCGGTGTCGTCGTTCATGCGCGTACTGCAGGCCCGCGAACTGCTCCGGGAACTGCCGGGGGACCGGCCGGTCGTGCTCGCCGGCGACCTCAACAGCGGCCCGCGCGGCGAGTCGGCGGCGTACGACCTGCTCACCGAGGAGTTCGTCGACCCGTTCGGCCGGCTGTCGACCGACGGGTCGGGGGCCACCTGCTGTCAGTCGCCGACCCTCCGCAACGACCGCTCGGCGCTGAGCCGCCGGATCGACGCCGTGTTGCGCCGGGGCGACATCCGTGCCACCGCGATCGAACGGGTCAACCACCGCGCGGCGGACCGGATCCGGATCGCCCGCGAGGGAACCGACGACGGCACGGGCGACGGGACCGACGCCGGCGACGGAGACGGCGCCGACGGGGAGCAACTGTGGCCCTCCGACCACGCGGGCGTGGTGGCGACGTTCGAGACGCCCGGGTGA
- a CDS encoding DUF1269 domain-containing protein, giving the protein MSSLIVLAFGDEDGAEAMRERMYDFQRRELITLEDAAVAVRKQNGHVKVKQAHSLVGAGAMGGSFWGLLIGLIFWMPWLGMAIGAVTGAISGKLTDIGIDDDFIEEVAETVDPGESALFLLARDAQTDRIVEELSDVDFELIQTNLSPEDEDRLREAFAAEEVAG; this is encoded by the coding sequence ATGAGCTCGTTGATCGTGTTGGCGTTCGGCGACGAGGACGGCGCCGAAGCGATGCGCGAACGGATGTACGACTTCCAGCGTCGCGAGCTGATCACGCTGGAGGACGCCGCCGTCGCCGTCCGCAAGCAGAACGGCCACGTGAAAGTGAAACAGGCCCACAGCCTCGTCGGCGCCGGCGCGATGGGCGGCTCCTTCTGGGGGCTGTTGATCGGGCTTATCTTCTGGATGCCGTGGCTCGGCATGGCCATCGGGGCCGTGACCGGAGCCATCTCCGGGAAACTCACCGACATCGGCATCGACGACGACTTCATCGAGGAGGTCGCCGAGACCGTCGACCCCGGCGAGTCGGCGCTGTTCCTGCTCGCTCGCGACGCCCAGACCGACCGGATCGTCGAGGAGTTGAGCGACGTCGACTTCGAACTGATCCAGACGAACCTCTCGCCGGAGGACGAGGACCGCCTCCGCGAGGCGTTCGCCGCCGAGGAGGTCGCCGGCTGA
- a CDS encoding L-aspartate oxidase — MNQTDQQRDRTVDREGYETVELGALVVGAGAAGARAAIELAERGVDTEEFLVIGKRAHGDAHTTWARGGVNGALGTHDPEDDWTVHAADTLNEGHHLNDPAKVEAVTREMPDRLRELDDWGMPYSRTEDGDIDQRYFGAQSFRRTAFAGDHTGESMLNTLIDRAQDLGVRYREDVLITRLVTDDDGRVLGAVGYDMEDGHQILFDTDAVVLAAGGFAGSYGRHTSRDDENTGDGPALAYEAGAILLDMEFVQFHPTGMAVDEDDPEWAPWAGRLVTEAVRGEGGRLFNSEGERFMERYSPDQMELAARDVVARAIAREVEEGRGTDRGGVYLDISHEPREFIAERLPRMYERFADLGVDMAEEPVEVAPTAHYGMGGVAVNDVGESEVDGLYAVGETMGGVHGANRLGGNSLAETLAFGRIAGADLAARLRAGDLPPRDRDTLHERAADHFADLDAITERDGDEDPAALLEELRALLDEHAGILRDEAGLRAGLARLDRLRERAADLDTGSRAGGRGDDADRSVEYAVNLGFALTVAESVLRSALERTESRGAHFRTDHGETDDDWRVNVRVRRDAVGAMSLSTSAVDEPSDAVTAALDRGYELDYHQLE, encoded by the coding sequence GTGAACCAGACCGATCAGCAGCGCGACCGGACCGTCGACCGCGAGGGGTACGAGACGGTCGAACTCGGTGCGCTCGTCGTGGGCGCCGGCGCGGCGGGGGCGCGGGCGGCGATCGAACTCGCCGAGCGCGGCGTCGACACCGAGGAGTTCCTCGTGATCGGTAAACGCGCTCACGGCGACGCGCACACGACGTGGGCACGCGGCGGCGTCAACGGCGCGCTCGGGACCCACGACCCCGAGGACGACTGGACGGTCCACGCCGCGGACACGCTGAACGAGGGCCACCACCTCAACGACCCCGCGAAGGTCGAGGCGGTGACCCGCGAGATGCCCGACCGACTCCGCGAACTCGACGACTGGGGGATGCCGTACTCGCGCACCGAGGACGGCGACATCGACCAGCGGTACTTCGGGGCGCAGTCGTTCCGGCGGACCGCCTTCGCCGGCGACCACACCGGCGAGTCGATGCTGAACACGCTCATCGATCGGGCGCAGGACCTCGGCGTGCGCTACCGCGAGGACGTCCTGATCACCCGACTCGTCACCGACGACGACGGGCGCGTGCTCGGCGCCGTCGGCTACGACATGGAGGACGGCCACCAGATCCTGTTCGACACCGACGCCGTCGTGCTCGCGGCGGGCGGGTTCGCGGGCAGCTACGGCCGCCACACCTCCCGCGACGACGAGAACACCGGCGACGGCCCGGCGCTGGCGTACGAGGCCGGAGCGATCCTGCTGGACATGGAGTTCGTCCAGTTCCACCCGACCGGGATGGCCGTCGACGAGGACGACCCCGAGTGGGCGCCGTGGGCCGGCCGGCTCGTCACCGAGGCCGTCCGCGGCGAGGGCGGTCGGCTGTTCAACAGCGAGGGCGAGCGCTTCATGGAGCGCTACTCGCCCGACCAGATGGAGTTGGCCGCCCGCGACGTGGTCGCCCGCGCCATCGCGCGCGAGGTCGAGGAGGGACGTGGCACCGACCGCGGCGGCGTCTACCTCGACATCAGCCACGAGCCGCGCGAGTTCATCGCGGAGCGTCTCCCGCGGATGTACGAACGGTTCGCGGACCTCGGCGTCGACATGGCCGAGGAGCCGGTGGAGGTCGCACCGACCGCCCACTACGGGATGGGCGGCGTGGCGGTGAACGACGTCGGCGAGAGCGAGGTCGACGGCCTGTACGCCGTCGGCGAGACGATGGGCGGCGTCCACGGCGCCAACCGCCTCGGCGGCAACTCGCTGGCGGAGACGCTCGCGTTCGGCCGCATCGCCGGCGCCGACCTCGCGGCCCGCCTCCGCGCGGGCGACCTCCCGCCGCGCGACCGCGACACGCTGCACGAGCGCGCCGCCGACCACTTCGCCGACCTCGACGCGATCACCGAGCGCGACGGCGACGAGGACCCGGCGGCGCTGCTGGAGGAACTCCGGGCGCTGCTCGACGAGCACGCGGGCATCCTCCGCGACGAGGCGGGACTGCGCGCCGGGCTGGCCCGCCTCGACCGGCTCCGCGAACGCGCCGCGGACCTCGACACCGGGAGCCGCGCGGGCGGCCGCGGCGACGACGCCGACCGCTCCGTCGAGTACGCGGTGAACCTCGGGTTCGCGCTCACCGTCGCCGAGTCCGTCCTCCGGAGCGCGCTCGAACGCACGGAGTCGCGCGGCGCCCACTTCCGGACGGACCACGGGGAGACCGACGACGACTGGCGCGTGAACGTCCGCGTCCGCCGCGACGCCGTCGGCGCGATGTCGCTGTCGACGAGCGCCGTCGACGAGCCGAGCGACGCGGTGACGGCGGCGCTCGACCGGGGGTACGAACTCGACTACCACCAACTGGAGTGA
- a CDS encoding SHOCT domain-containing protein has product MPPSTAPYEVPESIARFTPDSRRWRRRVAAACAIGAPLAVYATVAVVSGVSSGFAYNVLILLCAAAAVVLPAVATAVALAPASAHARSDDGADRSSSGASDPVETLKRRYATGDLTEAEFDERLDRLVELDAAAGDRGTAGHDSSPSGEREREGEPSTAR; this is encoded by the coding sequence ATGCCGCCCTCCACCGCTCCCTACGAGGTGCCGGAGTCGATCGCGCGATTCACGCCCGACAGCCGGCGGTGGCGCCGTCGCGTGGCCGCCGCCTGTGCGATCGGGGCGCCGCTGGCGGTGTACGCGACGGTCGCCGTCGTCTCGGGCGTGAGTAGCGGCTTCGCCTACAACGTCTTGATCCTCCTGTGTGCGGCGGCGGCGGTCGTCCTCCCGGCCGTCGCGACCGCCGTCGCGCTCGCGCCGGCGTCGGCACACGCCCGGAGCGACGACGGCGCCGACCGATCGTCGTCGGGCGCGTCCGACCCCGTGGAGACGCTGAAGCGCCGGTACGCGACCGGCGACCTCACCGAGGCGGAGTTCGACGAGCGGTTGGACCGGCTCGTCGAACTCGACGCGGCCGCCGGCGACCGGGGAACCGCGGGACACGACTCGTCGCCGTCGGGCGAACGAGAACGCGAGGGCGAACCGTCGACCGCCCGCTGA
- a CDS encoding HalOD1 output domain-containing protein → MYDPDTFVERVIDAVGAAADRPPEQLPPLYESIDTEALATVLGHAHDRPAAQPRIEFPYAGFTVRVTTYTVAVVEEGDDRRDATTVETRRLR, encoded by the coding sequence GTGTACGACCCCGACACGTTCGTCGAGCGAGTGATCGACGCCGTGGGGGCTGCGGCGGACCGCCCTCCAGAACAGTTGCCGCCGTTGTACGAATCGATCGACACCGAGGCGCTCGCGACCGTCCTCGGCCACGCCCACGACCGGCCGGCGGCCCAACCCCGCATCGAGTTCCCGTACGCCGGCTTCACGGTCCGGGTGACGACCTACACCGTGGCCGTCGTCGAGGAAGGCGACGACCGACGCGACGCGACGACGGTCGAGACGCGACGGCTCCGGTAG
- a CDS encoding tyrosine-type recombinase/integrase: MDDGSRGDGRRPTTVGPGTPLSDAYAAFVDHVSKGDSGRHRGEVERVVGEFVARTTDAGVETVADLRVGHVEAYAGYLARRAWAREDDPDSGITGRTAHQYFALVRSFCTYLVERDALETNPAAGAVAREALPDRSVGVRGDDREQFWRPGTRDAIVRWMDWRAEDALDAGWLDPARATRDRALVAVLAYSGARGAELFRDPQNDRRRGIRWRHVDLDAGTLRVYGKTQEWQRTPLLEPGVTRLRAHYRRQDPPSDEWPVFPTGHLPSLYAVVRDADAVDAEPTKETVWDLLREHDLSPPALSTAGARRLLKSFSAESGVREDGEPLLPHGARRGLGDQLYDTSAELAQEVLRHRSVETTHRSYRDDDVERLRDAAEDALEE, translated from the coding sequence ATGGACGACGGGAGTCGTGGGGACGGTCGCCGGCCGACGACCGTCGGGCCGGGAACGCCGCTGTCGGACGCGTACGCGGCGTTCGTCGACCACGTGTCGAAAGGCGACAGCGGTCGCCACCGCGGCGAGGTCGAGCGCGTCGTGGGCGAGTTCGTCGCCCGCACGACCGACGCCGGCGTCGAGACGGTCGCGGACCTCCGCGTCGGCCACGTCGAGGCGTACGCCGGCTACCTCGCCCGCCGGGCGTGGGCGCGCGAGGACGACCCCGACAGCGGGATCACCGGGCGGACGGCCCACCAGTACTTCGCGCTCGTCCGCTCGTTTTGCACGTACCTCGTCGAACGGGACGCCTTGGAGACGAACCCGGCCGCCGGCGCCGTCGCGCGCGAGGCGCTCCCCGACCGCAGCGTCGGCGTCCGCGGCGACGACCGCGAGCAGTTCTGGCGCCCCGGCACCCGCGACGCGATCGTGCGGTGGATGGACTGGCGCGCCGAGGACGCTCTCGACGCGGGGTGGCTCGACCCCGCGCGGGCGACCCGCGACCGCGCGCTCGTGGCCGTCCTCGCGTACTCCGGCGCCCGGGGCGCCGAACTGTTCCGCGACCCGCAGAACGACCGCCGGCGGGGGATCCGCTGGCGCCACGTCGACCTCGACGCGGGGACGCTCCGGGTGTACGGGAAGACCCAGGAGTGGCAGCGAACCCCTCTGCTGGAGCCGGGGGTGACACGGCTGCGCGCCCACTACCGCCGACAGGACCCCCCGTCGGACGAGTGGCCGGTGTTCCCGACCGGCCACCTCCCGAGCCTGTACGCCGTCGTCCGCGACGCCGACGCCGTCGACGCCGAGCCGACGAAGGAGACGGTGTGGGACCTCCTGCGCGAGCACGACCTGTCGCCGCCCGCGTTGTCGACGGCCGGCGCCCGGCGCCTGCTCAAGTCGTTCTCCGCCGAGAGCGGGGTCCGGGAGGACGGCGAGCCGCTGCTCCCCCACGGCGCGCGCCGCGGGCTGGGCGACCAACTGTACGACACCTCCGCGGAGTTGGCACAGGAGGTGTTGCGTCACCGGTCGGTGGAGACGACCCACCGGAGCTACCGCGACGACGACGTGGAGCGCCTGCGCGACGCCGCCGAGGACGCGCTGGAGGAGTGA
- a CDS encoding aldo/keto reductase: MTDLADVDLDFVQLGSTGIRTSELQFGTWRFGKETEEGNVEIGEKRAHELLDAYAEAGGRYIDTADVYGGGESERWIGDWLADRDRERYTIASKIYWQIREGDPNSRGTNRKNIRHRIDALLDRLGTDYVDVLYIHRWDDDTSARELMKTLNGLVEDGKVHYLGASTLRPDAWKIARANQIARDEGWEPFSVLQPRYNLVDREVEGDYLEMARHEGLAVCPWSPLGQGFLTGKYSREEGLTGESRAAESGRFADAYLTDENFDVHEELEAVADEVGATVAQTALAWLIHRDGVTAPIVGARTVEQLTENVAAATIDLSDEQVDRLTEAKGGPYAGL; encoded by the coding sequence ATGACGGACCTCGCGGACGTCGACCTCGACTTCGTACAGCTCGGGAGCACCGGAATCCGGACGAGCGAACTCCAGTTCGGCACGTGGCGCTTCGGCAAGGAGACCGAGGAGGGGAACGTGGAGATCGGCGAGAAGCGGGCCCACGAACTGCTCGACGCGTACGCCGAGGCCGGCGGGCGCTACATCGACACCGCCGACGTGTACGGCGGCGGCGAGAGCGAACGCTGGATCGGCGACTGGCTCGCCGACCGCGACCGCGAACGCTACACGATCGCCTCGAAGATCTACTGGCAGATCCGCGAGGGGGACCCGAACAGCCGCGGGACGAACCGGAAGAACATCCGCCACCGGATCGACGCGCTGTTGGACCGCCTCGGCACCGACTACGTCGACGTCCTCTACATCCACCGCTGGGACGACGACACGAGCGCCCGGGAGCTGATGAAGACGCTGAACGGGCTTGTCGAGGACGGCAAGGTCCACTACCTCGGCGCCTCCACCCTCCGGCCGGACGCTTGGAAGATCGCCCGCGCGAACCAGATCGCCCGCGACGAGGGCTGGGAGCCGTTCTCGGTGCTCCAGCCGCGCTACAACCTCGTCGACCGCGAGGTCGAGGGGGACTACCTCGAGATGGCGCGCCACGAGGGGCTGGCGGTGTGCCCGTGGAGTCCGCTCGGGCAAGGGTTCCTGACGGGGAAGTACAGCCGCGAAGAGGGGCTGACGGGCGAGTCCCGCGCCGCCGAGTCCGGCCGCTTCGCGGACGCGTACCTCACCGACGAGAACTTCGACGTCCACGAGGAACTGGAAGCGGTCGCCGACGAGGTCGGCGCCACCGTCGCGCAGACGGCGCTCGCGTGGCTGATCCACCGGGACGGCGTCACGGCGCCGATCGTCGGCGCGCGCACCGTCGAGCAGTTGACGGAGAACGTCGCCGCCGCGACGATCGACCTCTCCGACGAGCAGGTCGACCGGCTCACCGAAGCGAAGGGCGGTCCGTACGCGGGGCTGTAA
- a CDS encoding VOC family protein — MTDVTPTPGIHHVTCVAGDPQRNLDFWVETLGLRLVKRSINQDDSGTYHFFFADAEGTPGTSMTFFPWENLSQGKVGSGQVSRTAFRVPEGSLDYWESRFDEYGVEYDDRVERFGETVLPFVDPDGLPVELVETVIPDDDPTVPWTEFVPAEHAIRGFHSVTLWLANPDATMDLLRTMGLEEVGTEESPGDTPGDERTRFAAAGPVGSYVDVLPTIQAGRQGHGTVHHVAFQTPTDDDQAAMRAAVRGEGLNPTQQIDRHWFRSVYFREHNGVLFELATSDPGYDSDEPLEDLGGRLVLPGEFEGQRDRIEAQLPDVTVPRADPVEADD; from the coding sequence ATGACCGACGTCACACCCACGCCCGGCATCCACCACGTCACCTGCGTCGCTGGCGACCCGCAGCGAAACCTCGACTTCTGGGTCGAGACGCTCGGCCTCCGGCTCGTGAAGCGGTCGATCAACCAAGACGACTCCGGGACGTACCACTTCTTCTTCGCCGACGCGGAGGGGACGCCCGGGACGAGCATGACGTTCTTCCCGTGGGAGAACCTCTCGCAGGGGAAGGTCGGCTCAGGGCAGGTTTCCCGGACGGCGTTCCGCGTCCCCGAGGGGAGCCTCGACTACTGGGAGTCGCGGTTCGACGAGTACGGCGTCGAGTACGACGACCGCGTCGAGCGCTTCGGCGAGACGGTGCTCCCGTTCGTCGACCCCGACGGACTGCCGGTGGAGTTGGTGGAGACGGTGATCCCTGACGACGACCCGACGGTCCCGTGGACGGAGTTCGTCCCCGCCGAACACGCGATCCGGGGGTTCCACTCGGTGACGCTGTGGCTCGCGAACCCGGACGCGACGATGGACCTCCTCCGGACGATGGGGCTGGAGGAAGTCGGCACCGAGGAGTCGCCGGGCGACACCCCCGGCGACGAGCGCACCCGCTTCGCCGCCGCGGGACCGGTCGGCAGCTACGTCGACGTGCTCCCGACGATCCAGGCGGGTCGCCAGGGCCACGGCACCGTCCACCACGTCGCCTTCCAGACCCCGACCGACGACGACCAAGCGGCGATGCGCGCGGCGGTCCGGGGCGAGGGGCTGAACCCGACCCAACAGATCGATCGCCACTGGTTCCGCTCCGTCTACTTCCGCGAGCACAACGGCGTGCTGTTCGAGTTGGCGACGAGCGACCCGGGGTACGACAGCGACGAGCCGCTGGAGGACCTCGGCGGTCGGCTCGTCCTGCCGGGCGAGTTCGAGGGGCAGCGCGACCGGATCGAGGCGCAACTGCCGGACGTGACGGTCCCCCGCGCCGACCCGGTCGAGGCCGACGACTGA
- a CDS encoding TIGR03571 family LLM class oxidoreductase gives MSDRSFGRGYERLFGGDDLTFGTGFPLTGARESRPAVDEEVALAARAEAVGFDALWARDVPLYWPRFGDAGQTFDTWPWLSHVAAHTDEVALGTASVVLPLRHPIHVAKSAATVDRLSDGRLVLGVATGDRDPEFPAFGVDADERGERFRESVALLRTLWREEFPEADGEWGELDGDLDLVPKPASGSIPLLPTGHARQSVEWIADHGDGWLFYHLPDATLESYLDDWRAAAGDAPYAMAVRTEVADDPTADPEHRHLGYRAGADWFVDYFRRLDDLGVDHVLVSTAGGDDDDPEASLTRFAEDVIDRL, from the coding sequence GTGAGCGACCGGAGCTTCGGCCGCGGCTACGAGCGCCTGTTCGGCGGCGACGACCTCACGTTCGGGACGGGGTTCCCGCTGACGGGCGCCCGCGAGTCGCGGCCCGCCGTCGACGAGGAGGTGGCGCTGGCGGCCCGCGCCGAGGCGGTCGGCTTCGACGCGCTGTGGGCGCGCGACGTGCCGCTGTACTGGCCCCGCTTCGGCGACGCCGGCCAGACGTTCGACACGTGGCCGTGGCTGAGCCACGTCGCCGCCCACACCGACGAGGTCGCGCTCGGCACCGCCAGCGTCGTCCTCCCGCTCCGGCACCCGATCCACGTCGCCAAGAGCGCCGCCACGGTCGACCGCCTCTCGGACGGCCGCCTCGTGCTCGGCGTCGCCACCGGCGACCGCGACCCGGAGTTCCCCGCCTTCGGCGTCGACGCCGACGAGCGCGGCGAGCGCTTCCGGGAGTCGGTCGCGCTCCTGCGGACGCTCTGGCGCGAGGAGTTCCCCGAGGCGGACGGGGAGTGGGGGGAGTTGGACGGCGACCTCGACCTCGTCCCCAAGCCCGCGAGCGGGTCGATCCCGCTGCTCCCGACCGGCCACGCCCGGCAGTCGGTCGAGTGGATCGCCGACCACGGCGACGGCTGGCTGTTCTACCACCTCCCCGACGCGACGCTGGAGTCGTACCTCGACGACTGGCGCGCGGCCGCCGGCGACGCGCCGTACGCGATGGCCGTCCGCACGGAGGTGGCCGACGACCCGACCGCCGACCCCGAACACCGCCACCTCGGCTACCGTGCGGGGGCCGACTGGTTCGTCGACTACTTCCGCCGGCTCGACGACCTCGGGGTCGACCACGTCCTCGTGTCGACCGCGGGCGGCGACGACGACGACCCGGAGGCGTCGTTGACGCGGTTCGCCGAGGACGTGATCGACCGGCTGTAG
- a CDS encoding HalOD1 output domain-containing protein, translated as MNESRTVERILAEVAEREGVRPTRLNPVLSDVVDPDALGRVLRNTRGEVTFEYHGYTVSVTEDGAVTVA; from the coding sequence ATGAACGAGTCGAGAACGGTCGAGCGGATCCTCGCCGAGGTCGCCGAGCGCGAGGGTGTCCGCCCGACGCGGCTGAACCCCGTGCTCTCCGACGTGGTCGACCCGGACGCGCTCGGCCGGGTGCTCCGGAACACGCGAGGCGAGGTCACCTTCGAGTACCACGGCTACACCGTCAGCGTCACCGAGGACGGAGCAGTCACGGTCGCCTGA
- a CDS encoding DUF7526 family protein, with translation MPRELRVEVLHVIEPGDAGDELVPELRAAAEDRYVLVCRAGGRPSWLDRIAAFLRRDPIEAVTVLADEGATEGEERSLTIAETEHPGVYETVDG, from the coding sequence GTGCCCCGGGAACTCCGAGTCGAAGTCCTCCACGTGATCGAGCCGGGCGACGCGGGCGACGAACTGGTTCCCGAGCTTCGGGCGGCGGCCGAGGACCGCTACGTCCTCGTCTGTCGCGCCGGCGGCCGCCCGTCGTGGCTCGACCGGATCGCCGCGTTCCTGCGTCGCGATCCGATCGAGGCGGTGACCGTCCTCGCCGACGAGGGCGCCACGGAGGGCGAGGAACGCTCGCTCACGATCGCCGAGACCGAGCACCCGGGCGTGTACGAGACCGTCGACGGCTGA
- a CDS encoding competence/damage-inducible protein A: MDVAIVTVGDEVLAGETTNTNASWLAGEITGRGARVRRILTLPDDREAIARRVAAWADTFDAVVVTGGLGGTHDDVTADAVADAFDRELAVREDVRDDVVETVAAYRDANPDVVERHDVDIDVAAWASLPAGARYVPNDDGLCPGFVLGNVYAMPGVPGEVRAVFGRVAEEFAGDEVATTVYTPQPEGSMLAALDGVRDRFDVAVGSYPDTEGYNRITVRGDDAAVVAEAAEWLRDTVEVVDADEE, translated from the coding sequence ATGGACGTCGCGATCGTGACCGTCGGCGACGAAGTGCTCGCGGGGGAGACGACGAACACGAACGCGTCGTGGCTCGCGGGGGAGATCACCGGCCGCGGCGCGCGGGTCCGCCGGATCCTGACGCTGCCGGACGACCGGGAGGCGATCGCGCGGCGGGTGGCCGCGTGGGCCGACACGTTCGACGCCGTCGTCGTCACCGGCGGGCTTGGCGGCACCCACGACGACGTGACCGCCGACGCCGTCGCCGACGCCTTCGACCGGGAGTTAGCGGTCCGCGAGGACGTGCGCGACGACGTGGTCGAGACCGTCGCCGCCTACCGCGACGCCAACCCGGACGTGGTCGAGCGCCACGACGTCGACATCGACGTCGCCGCGTGGGCGTCGCTCCCGGCGGGCGCCCGCTACGTCCCCAACGACGACGGGCTGTGCCCGGGGTTCGTGCTCGGGAACGTGTACGCCATGCCGGGGGTTCCGGGGGAGGTTCGCGCGGTGTTCGGCCGCGTCGCCGAGGAGTTCGCCGGCGACGAGGTCGCGACGACGGTGTACACGCCACAGCCCGAAGGATCGATGCTCGCGGCGCTCGACGGCGTCCGCGACCGCTTCGACGTCGCCGTCGGGAGCTACCCGGACACGGAAGGGTACAACCGCATCACCGTCCGCGGCGACGACGCGGCCGTGGTCGCGGAGGCGGCCGAGTGGCTCCGCGACACCGTCGAAGTCGTGGACGCCGACGAGGAGTAG